Proteins encoded by one window of Massilia sp. NR 4-1:
- the parC gene encoding DNA topoisomerase IV subunit A, producing the protein MTQANLFDEPTPAQPGGPGDGGESLTLSTFAERAYLDYAISVVKGRALPDVCDGQKPVQRRILYSMNELGLSATAKPRKSATVVGDVLGKLHPHGDQSVYDALVRMAQDFSLRYPLIDGQGNFGSRDGDGAAAMRYTEARLTPISRLLLDEIDQGTVDFQPNYDGSSEEPSLLPARLPMVLLNGASGIAVGLATEIPSHNLSEVAQAAVALIRNPKMEHAELMSFIPGPDFPGGGQLITPPAQIMDMYASGRGSMKVRARWKIEELARGQWQAVVHELPPGTSAQKVLEEIEELTNPKVKMGKKALSPEQLALKSLILGALDTIRDESGRNAPVRLVFEPKSKNQDQTEFMLMLLAHTSLETSASMNLVMIGGDGRPRQKGLGDILQEWIDFRFGTVTRRTQFRLNKVDDRIHILEGRETILLNIDEVIHIIRNSDEPKAALIERFKLSDRQAEDILEIRLRQLARLEAIKIQQELAELRKEKQTLQDLLDNPSSMKRLIIKEIEADAKTYGDARRTLIEEAQKAVVEQKVADEPVTVIISEKGWVRARTGIGHDPAQFNFKAGDSLYGAFECRTVDTLLGFGDNGKVYSVPVAALPNARGDGVPITTLVDLSGGARLLHYFAGSANTQLLLASDSGFGFIAKAGDMVSRLKGGKAFITLDEDAKPLPPSVVAEGTSAIAVISEKARLLVFGMDEMKVLSNGGRGVTLIDLDDKEKLVAARAISQKGVIVQGIGNASKAKEERMGINALQEHIGKRARKGKAMPTRIKPTGLLPIA; encoded by the coding sequence ATGACTCAAGCAAACCTCTTTGACGAACCAACGCCCGCCCAGCCGGGCGGCCCGGGCGATGGCGGCGAATCGCTGACCCTGTCCACTTTCGCCGAACGCGCCTACCTCGATTACGCCATTTCCGTGGTCAAGGGCCGCGCCCTGCCCGACGTCTGCGACGGCCAAAAGCCGGTGCAGCGCCGCATCCTGTATTCGATGAATGAGCTGGGCCTGAGCGCCACGGCCAAGCCGCGCAAGTCCGCCACCGTGGTGGGCGATGTGCTGGGCAAGCTGCACCCGCACGGCGACCAGTCGGTGTACGACGCGCTGGTGCGCATGGCGCAGGACTTTTCGCTGCGCTATCCGCTGATCGACGGCCAGGGCAACTTCGGTTCGCGCGACGGCGACGGCGCGGCGGCGATGCGATACACCGAGGCGCGCCTGACGCCGATCTCGCGCCTGCTGCTGGACGAGATCGACCAGGGCACGGTGGACTTCCAGCCCAATTACGACGGTTCGTCGGAAGAACCGAGCCTGCTGCCGGCGCGTCTGCCGATGGTGTTGCTGAACGGTGCATCGGGTATCGCCGTGGGCCTGGCGACCGAAATCCCTTCGCATAATCTGAGCGAGGTGGCGCAGGCCGCTGTGGCCCTGATCCGCAATCCGAAGATGGAACACGCGGAACTGATGTCCTTCATTCCAGGTCCGGACTTCCCGGGCGGCGGCCAGCTGATTACGCCGCCGGCCCAGATCATGGACATGTACGCCTCCGGCCGCGGCAGCATGAAGGTGCGCGCGCGCTGGAAGATCGAGGAACTGGCGCGCGGCCAGTGGCAGGCCGTGGTGCACGAGCTGCCGCCCGGCACCTCGGCGCAGAAGGTACTGGAAGAGATCGAAGAGCTGACCAATCCCAAGGTCAAGATGGGCAAGAAGGCGTTGTCGCCGGAACAGCTGGCGTTGAAATCGCTGATCCTGGGCGCGCTCGACACCATCCGCGACGAATCGGGCCGCAATGCGCCGGTGCGCCTGGTGTTCGAGCCGAAATCGAAGAACCAGGACCAGACCGAATTCATGCTGATGCTGCTGGCGCATACCTCGCTGGAGACCTCGGCCTCGATGAACCTGGTGATGATCGGCGGCGATGGCCGTCCGCGCCAGAAGGGCCTGGGCGACATCCTGCAGGAGTGGATCGACTTCCGCTTCGGCACCGTCACCCGCCGCACCCAGTTCCGCCTGAACAAGGTGGACGACCGCATCCATATCCTGGAAGGCCGCGAGACCATCCTGCTGAATATCGATGAGGTGATCCATATCATCCGCAATTCGGACGAGCCGAAAGCGGCGCTGATCGAACGCTTCAAGCTGTCGGACCGCCAGGCTGAAGACATCCTGGAAATCCGCCTGCGCCAATTGGCGCGCCTGGAAGCGATCAAGATCCAGCAGGAACTGGCCGAACTGCGCAAGGAAAAACAGACCTTGCAGGATCTGCTGGACAATCCGTCGTCGATGAAGCGCCTGATCATCAAGGAAATCGAAGCCGATGCCAAGACCTATGGCGACGCGCGCCGCACCCTGATCGAAGAAGCGCAGAAAGCCGTGGTGGAGCAGAAGGTGGCGGACGAACCGGTCACGGTCATCATCTCCGAAAAAGGCTGGGTGCGCGCGCGCACCGGCATCGGCCACGATCCGGCCCAGTTCAACTTCAAGGCGGGCGACTCGCTGTACGGCGCGTTCGAGTGCCGCACGGTGGACACGCTGCTCGGCTTCGGCGACAACGGCAAGGTCTATTCCGTGCCGGTGGCCGCCCTGCCGAACGCGCGCGGCGACGGCGTCCCGATCACCACCCTGGTCGACCTGTCCGGCGGCGCGCGCCTGCTGCACTACTTCGCCGGCTCGGCCAACACCCAGCTGCTGCTGGCCTCCGACAGCGGCTTCGGCTTCATCGCCAAGGCCGGCGATATGGTCAGCCGCCTGAAAGGCGGCAAGGCCTTCATCACGCTGGACGAAGACGCCAAACCGCTGCCGCCGAGCGTGGTGGCCGAAGGCACCAGCGCCATCGCCGTCATTTCCGAGAAGGCGCGCCTGCTCGTCTTCGGCATGGACGAGATGAAGGTGCTGTCGAACGGTGGCCGCGGCGTCACCCTGATCGATCTCGATGACAAAGAAAAGCTGGTTGCCGCCCGCGCCATCAGCCAGAAAGGCGTGATCGTGCAAGGCATCGGCAACGCCAGCAAGGCCAAGGAAGAGCGCATGGGCATCAACGCCCTGCAGGAGCACATCGGCAAGCGCGCCCGCAAAGGCAAGGCCATGCCGACCCGCATCAAGCCTACCGGCCTGCTGCCGATCGCGTAA
- a CDS encoding DNA topoisomerase IV subunit B produces MATKKPVSDYSESSIRVLKGLEPVKQRPGMYTRTENPLHIIQEVIDNASDEALGGHCKNIIVTQNADGSITVEDDGRGIPVGLHPEENVPTVEIVFTRLHAGGKFDKGSGGAYAFSGGLHGVGVSVTNALSKRLEISVWRKDDSGNGFHQLAFENGDLVEPLSSQPAPRDGKKSGTRVTAWPDAKYFDSPLISQVELQRLLRSKAVLLPGVSVTLNNAKTGDSQTWQYNEGLRGYLTEELAQTSSGGATLIPLFEGAQFAGPDAEGFAEGEGAAWVVAWTEEGAVVRESYVNLIPTPNGGTHESGLRDGLFGAVKNFVEMHSLLPKGVKLLPEDVFARASFVLSAKVLDPQFQGQIKERLNSRDAVRLVSTFAKPPLELWLNQHIDFGKKLAELVIKQAQSRLRSAQKVEKKKSSGVAVLPGKLTDCESSEVARNELFLVEGDSAGGSAKMGRDKEFQAILPLRGKVLNSWETDRDRLFANNEIHDIAVAIGVDPHSAGDTPDLTGLRYGKICILSDADVDGSHIQVLLLTLFFRHFPALIEQGHICVARPPLYRVDAPARGKKPIQKLYALDDGELVAIEDKLRKDGLKDGSWSISRFKGLGEMNAEQLWETTMNPDTRRLLPVALGDFGHSESAARFNMLMGKGEAAARRAWIEEHGNEVEADI; encoded by the coding sequence ATGGCCACTAAAAAACCAGTATCCGATTACAGCGAATCATCCATCCGCGTCCTGAAAGGCCTGGAGCCCGTCAAGCAGCGTCCCGGCATGTACACGCGCACGGAAAATCCGCTGCACATCATCCAGGAAGTGATCGACAATGCCTCCGACGAGGCGCTCGGCGGCCATTGCAAAAACATTATCGTGACGCAGAATGCCGACGGCAGCATCACCGTGGAAGACGATGGCCGCGGCATTCCGGTCGGCCTGCACCCGGAAGAAAATGTGCCGACGGTGGAAATCGTCTTCACCCGCCTGCACGCGGGTGGCAAGTTCGACAAGGGTTCGGGCGGCGCCTACGCCTTCTCCGGCGGCCTGCACGGCGTCGGCGTGTCGGTGACGAATGCGCTGTCCAAGCGCCTGGAAATCAGCGTCTGGCGCAAGGACGACAGCGGCAACGGCTTCCACCAGCTGGCGTTCGAGAACGGCGATCTGGTCGAGCCACTGAGCTCCCAGCCCGCGCCGCGCGACGGAAAAAAATCCGGTACCCGCGTCACCGCCTGGCCGGACGCCAAATATTTCGATTCGCCGCTGATCTCCCAGGTCGAGCTGCAACGCCTGCTGCGCTCCAAGGCCGTGCTGCTGCCGGGCGTGAGCGTGACCCTGAACAACGCCAAGACCGGCGATTCCCAGACCTGGCAATACAATGAAGGCCTGCGCGGCTACCTGACCGAGGAACTGGCCCAGACCAGTTCCGGCGGCGCCACCCTGATTCCCCTGTTCGAAGGCGCGCAGTTCGCCGGCCCGGACGCCGAGGGCTTCGCCGAGGGCGAAGGCGCGGCCTGGGTGGTGGCATGGACCGAGGAAGGCGCCGTGGTGCGCGAATCCTACGTCAACCTGATCCCGACCCCGAACGGCGGCACCCACGAATCGGGCCTGCGCGACGGTCTGTTCGGCGCGGTGAAGAACTTCGTCGAGATGCACTCGCTGCTGCCGAAGGGCGTCAAGCTGCTGCCGGAAGACGTGTTCGCACGCGCTTCCTTCGTGCTGTCGGCCAAGGTGCTGGACCCGCAATTCCAGGGCCAGATCAAGGAGCGCCTGAATTCGCGCGACGCGGTGCGCCTGGTGTCGACCTTCGCCAAGCCGCCGCTGGAACTGTGGCTGAACCAGCATATCGACTTCGGCAAGAAACTGGCCGAACTGGTGATCAAGCAGGCGCAATCGCGCCTGCGTTCGGCGCAGAAAGTCGAAAAGAAAAAATCCTCGGGCGTGGCTGTCCTGCCGGGCAAGCTGACCGACTGCGAATCGTCGGAGGTGGCGCGCAATGAGCTGTTCCTGGTCGAGGGCGACTCGGCCGGCGGTTCGGCCAAGATGGGGCGCGACAAGGAATTCCAGGCCATCCTGCCGCTGCGCGGCAAGGTGCTGAACTCCTGGGAAACCGACCGCGACCGCCTGTTTGCCAATAACGAGATCCACGACATCGCCGTGGCCATCGGCGTCGATCCGCACAGCGCGGGCGACACGCCGGATTTGACCGGTCTGCGCTACGGCAAGATCTGCATCCTCTCCGATGCGGACGTCGACGGCTCCCACATCCAGGTGCTGCTGCTGACCCTCTTCTTCCGCCACTTCCCGGCGCTGATCGAGCAAGGCCATATCTGCGTGGCGCGTCCGCCGCTGTACCGCGTCGATGCGCCGGCGCGCGGCAAGAAACCGATCCAGAAGCTGTACGCGCTGGACGACGGCGAACTGGTGGCCATCGAGGACAAGCTGCGCAAGGACGGCCTGAAAGACGGCAGCTGGTCCATCTCCCGCTTCAAGGGCCTGGGCGAGATGAACGCCGAGCAGCTGTGGGAAACCACCATGAATCCGGACACCCGCCGCCTGCTGCCGGTGGCGCTGGGCGACTTCGGCCACTCCGAGTCGGCCGCGCGCTTCAATATGCTGATGGGCAAAGGCGAAGCCGCCGCCCGCCGCGCATGGATCGAGGAACACGGCAACGAAGTGGAAGCGGACATCTGA